The Saxibacter everestensis genome has a window encoding:
- a CDS encoding amino acid ABC transporter permease encodes MAEIFGYIALGAGWTVLMTFGSAAIGIVLAVPLLALAQSRFAAIRGIYNGFVHVVRGVPTLVWLFIAFFGVGGLGITLNPVTASLLALSMIATAYMAEIYRGGMKAIPAGQWEAAGALNLDRASTLRFVVGPQLFRAVSPSVATQIIGLLKDSALVSTIGVTDLVFRAGIMTQYHAEGLYMFGFAGLIYLLLSLPIAVFSRNIHARITRRYAVA; translated from the coding sequence ATGGCTGAGATATTCGGATACATCGCCCTGGGCGCCGGATGGACGGTGCTGATGACCTTCGGGTCGGCGGCGATCGGTATTGTGCTCGCCGTGCCGCTGCTGGCTCTGGCACAGAGTCGATTTGCCGCGATACGCGGAATCTACAACGGATTCGTCCACGTCGTCCGCGGTGTCCCCACACTTGTGTGGTTGTTCATCGCCTTCTTCGGCGTCGGCGGGCTCGGGATCACCCTGAATCCCGTCACCGCATCCTTGCTCGCACTGTCGATGATCGCCACCGCATATATGGCTGAGATCTACCGCGGCGGGATGAAAGCCATTCCGGCAGGGCAGTGGGAAGCCGCTGGCGCCTTGAATCTCGATCGGGCCTCGACGCTCAGATTCGTCGTTGGCCCCCAACTGTTCAGGGCGGTTAGCCCGTCCGTGGCCACCCAGATCATCGGCCTGCTCAAGGATTCGGCCCTGGTCTCGACCATCGGTGTCACCGACCTCGTCTTCCGCGCCGGCATCATGACCCAGTACCACGCTGAGGGCCTGTACATGTTTGGATTCGCCGGCCTGATCTACCTTCTGCTCAGTCTGCCGATCGCGGTGTTCTCCAGAAACATTCACGCCCGGATCACGAGGAGGTACGCAGTAGCATGA
- a CDS encoding amino acid ABC transporter permease — protein MNDFSWLYTWPQHLPELLPGLWTAIVMTCLSCLGGYILGFFLALMVEARSKIVNYVALVIVELGRGIPILVLLLLFYQGLPQLGMLLDPFSAALAALTFSAAGYSSEMIRAGLNAVPKGQVEAANSLSMPVLDTYRFIVIPQASRISIPPLVNLTIIIFQATSLATVITVPEIMQSAGIIGSATFEYMSVYTAAAVLYLCITIPGAILTGYLEKRMGVQKGRSKKLALKALLPGVARTTLKRA, from the coding sequence ATGAACGACTTCTCCTGGCTTTACACCTGGCCACAACATCTTCCCGAGCTGCTACCCGGCCTGTGGACGGCGATCGTGATGACCTGTCTGTCCTGCCTCGGCGGGTACATTCTGGGATTCTTTCTTGCCCTGATGGTCGAGGCTCGATCGAAGATCGTCAACTACGTTGCGCTGGTCATCGTGGAACTTGGCCGCGGCATACCAATCCTGGTGCTCTTGCTTCTCTTCTATCAGGGACTGCCTCAACTGGGAATGCTGCTGGATCCGTTCTCGGCTGCGCTCGCAGCGTTGACGTTCTCCGCCGCCGGCTACTCCTCGGAGATGATCCGCGCCGGACTCAATGCGGTGCCGAAAGGACAGGTCGAGGCGGCGAACTCGCTATCGATGCCCGTGCTCGACACCTACCGGTTCATCGTTATTCCGCAGGCGTCAAGAATCTCCATTCCACCGTTGGTCAACCTCACGATCATCATTTTCCAGGCGACATCCCTGGCAACGGTGATCACGGTCCCGGAAATCATGCAGAGTGCGGGAATCATCGGTTCGGCCACCTTCGAGTACATGTCCGTCTACACCGCAGCTGCCGTGCTCTACCTGTGCATCACGATTCCCGGCGCCATTCTCACCGGCTACCTGGAAAAGCGGATGGGAGTCCAGAAAGGGCGGTCGAAGAAACTAGCACTGAAAGCACTACTCCCGGGAGTCGCCAGGACAACTCTCAAACGGGCCTGA
- a CDS encoding substrate-binding periplasmic protein encodes MKRSLAITSVAVTALFFLGGCGGAPPGAPDAVAEDCTPRDEGLETLEEGVLTVAQYEYVPFSMSEEPGTLTGLEGDVLTKFAELECLTLKVNKGDSAAMITSVATGRADTTLGSWYRTKERAEKVRLSAPVVTSPFSTVSKEGIETVDGLKDVEVGVGQGLIGVDDIKKVIGGKLKIYQNDDALFEDIKAGRVDAAVLGYIAGAQYLKKHEIEGFKVTPLKPDDRLPATREAGQTNFPVGKDNEQLGKAIDSLIQELRDSGELDKIAEKYDLDPTVMHPGEPNLL; translated from the coding sequence ATGAAAAGGAGTCTCGCCATCACCTCGGTGGCCGTGACCGCGCTGTTCTTCCTCGGTGGATGCGGAGGTGCGCCCCCGGGTGCCCCGGACGCGGTGGCCGAGGATTGCACGCCCCGGGACGAAGGACTTGAAACTCTCGAAGAGGGAGTTCTCACCGTCGCCCAGTACGAGTACGTACCGTTCTCGATGTCCGAAGAGCCGGGCACACTCACCGGGCTCGAGGGTGACGTCCTGACGAAGTTCGCCGAGCTCGAGTGCCTGACGCTGAAGGTGAACAAGGGCGACTCGGCCGCAATGATCACTTCGGTGGCCACCGGTCGCGCCGACACCACGTTGGGTTCGTGGTACCGGACGAAGGAACGTGCCGAGAAGGTGCGTCTCTCGGCGCCCGTCGTGACCTCACCGTTCTCCACTGTGTCGAAGGAAGGTATCGAAACTGTCGACGGTCTCAAGGACGTCGAGGTCGGAGTGGGGCAGGGGTTGATCGGTGTCGACGATATCAAGAAGGTTATCGGGGGCAAGCTCAAGATCTATCAGAACGACGACGCCCTGTTCGAAGACATCAAGGCCGGCCGCGTGGATGCCGCTGTGCTCGGGTACATCGCCGGCGCGCAGTATTTGAAGAAGCACGAGATCGAAGGGTTCAAGGTGACTCCGCTCAAGCCCGACGACCGTCTACCGGCCACGAGGGAAGCGGGTCAGACGAACTTCCCGGTGGGCAAGGACAACGAGCAGCTCGGCAAAGCGATCGATAGCTTGATTCAGGAACTCAGAGACTCAGGCGAACTCGACAAGATCGCCGAGAAGTACGACCTGGATCCGACCGTGATGCACCCAGGCGAACCGAACCTGCTGTAA
- a CDS encoding IclR family transcriptional regulator, giving the protein MSLQSVSKTILVLETFLKFPDGRSSVSGLARQLGWSRAATHQYVSTLAEVGWLVQNEKRDYQLSPRAAVFGRFAIEYSGVPPEVTRAMESLVEQLNEPISYAVLNGNEAIIIERHEPKRPFAISRAAEPHLELKTSASGMVLLAFDAHVDASRREGMQDTLAEVRANGYAQSHSEWLGDVVDVVAVPIMSDGECLGALSVIAPAGRFDIPTAREALLTARAKVEAELGGAKAG; this is encoded by the coding sequence ATGAGCCTGCAATCAGTGAGCAAGACGATCCTAGTCCTGGAAACGTTCCTGAAGTTTCCGGACGGCAGGTCAAGCGTGTCAGGTCTTGCCCGTCAGCTCGGCTGGTCAAGAGCGGCCACCCATCAATACGTGTCGACCCTCGCCGAGGTGGGCTGGTTGGTGCAGAACGAGAAACGTGACTACCAGCTCTCGCCCCGGGCGGCGGTGTTCGGCCGATTCGCGATCGAATACTCCGGAGTACCTCCCGAGGTGACCCGTGCGATGGAGTCGCTGGTGGAGCAGCTCAATGAGCCGATTTCCTATGCGGTGCTGAATGGCAACGAGGCGATCATCATCGAGCGGCATGAACCCAAGCGGCCGTTCGCGATCAGCAGGGCTGCCGAGCCGCATCTGGAGTTGAAGACCTCCGCATCCGGAATGGTGTTGCTGGCCTTCGACGCGCACGTCGATGCGAGCCGCCGGGAGGGTATGCAGGACACCCTCGCCGAGGTGCGGGCGAACGGGTATGCCCAGTCCCATTCCGAATGGTTGGGCGACGTCGTCGACGTCGTGGCCGTGCCGATCATGTCGGACGGGGAGTGCTTGGGTGCGCTGAGCGTGATAGCGCCCGCAGGGCGATTCGACATCCCCACGGCGCGCGAAGCCCTGTTGACGGCGCGAGCGAAGGTGGAAGCGGAACTCGGCGGGGCCAAAGCGGGTTAA
- a CDS encoding LacI family DNA-binding transcriptional regulator has translation MTTSRPNLADVARIAGVGPATVSRALNGRPDVSEKTRERIRKIADELGFRPSATARALRRGSFRAVSAIVPDLVWGWWEPVLRSAAEAAADAGFHLFVHPIAGTEGGLEAVIEGLANVPTEGVIVVSVPDQAAARDSCERIGLPVVAIDDTSRSVQLASVSAKNRDGARTIVEHLISQGCERIACVGATSNEFTPYWGEGLFVEERVAGYRDAVTAAGLAPAEELVLDWSSPGDESIVTVPELDRLLESGAEPDAIFCLADLLAAPVLRTLSAHGLSVPDDVAVAGFDDERAALLLDPQLTTMRQPYDQMGRLAVDLLLRAISGERLPARRHELETELVLRGSTAVSLR, from the coding sequence ATGACAACCTCAAGACCTAACCTCGCCGACGTGGCGCGGATCGCGGGCGTCGGCCCGGCTACCGTTTCTCGCGCACTCAACGGCCGACCCGATGTGAGCGAGAAAACGCGAGAGCGAATCCGGAAGATCGCCGACGAGCTCGGGTTCCGTCCTTCCGCCACCGCACGTGCGCTGCGTCGGGGCTCATTTCGGGCCGTGAGCGCGATTGTGCCGGACCTGGTGTGGGGCTGGTGGGAACCGGTGCTGAGGTCGGCAGCGGAGGCGGCGGCGGACGCGGGCTTCCACCTGTTCGTGCATCCGATCGCCGGCACCGAAGGCGGGCTCGAGGCGGTCATCGAGGGACTCGCGAATGTGCCGACCGAAGGGGTGATCGTCGTGAGCGTGCCCGACCAGGCGGCGGCGCGCGACTCCTGCGAGCGGATCGGTCTCCCCGTCGTCGCGATTGACGACACCTCGCGCTCCGTCCAGCTAGCCAGCGTCAGCGCCAAGAACCGCGACGGCGCCCGGACCATCGTCGAGCACCTCATCTCGCAGGGCTGTGAGCGAATCGCGTGTGTCGGCGCAACCTCGAACGAGTTCACCCCCTATTGGGGCGAGGGCCTGTTCGTCGAGGAGCGGGTCGCCGGCTACCGCGATGCGGTGACCGCGGCGGGGCTGGCCCCCGCTGAGGAGCTTGTGCTCGATTGGTCATCGCCGGGCGACGAGTCGATCGTCACGGTGCCCGAACTCGACCGGTTGCTGGAATCGGGGGCTGAACCCGACGCGATTTTCTGCCTGGCCGACCTGCTGGCGGCTCCGGTGCTGCGCACGCTCTCCGCACACGGTCTGTCAGTGCCGGACGACGTCGCGGTCGCAGGATTCGACGACGAGCGAGCGGCGTTGCTGTTGGACCCGCAGCTCACGACGATGCGTCAACCGTACGATCAGATGGGCCGGCTGGCCGTCGACTTGCTCCTGAGGGCGATCTCCGGGGAGCGCCTGCCTGCGCGCCGTCATGAACTGGAGACGGAACTGGTCCTCCGCGGCTCGACCGCGGTCAGCCTCCGGTGA
- a CDS encoding MFS transporter gives MAKLPDTTATGQGAAPAATRRVGPLFITVYALALLGIWMSIMLPASVTIALRISQIDPEGKTASYSVAAGLGTLVALLANPFFGRLSDRTRSRFGQRRPWILIGLLGTIAGALVIALSNSFPMLLLGWLIMQAFINASIAAALAIIADRVPTAQQGLVGALSGMASSASLVIGVFFVEWFPTNMLAQFGLPVVVALVFCGVLLWLLRGDSSLDLKPEPFGIAAFFGSFYINPRRSPDFALFLVTMFLVSCGVAVVSTYTVYILQDRINVSEDEIGRIITLAYVFPGLIATALSPFVGWLNDKTGRRKLIMGAAAVVNGIGTFMLATSTEITPFLIAVCVAAGLGMGLLSGTYIGFAVATMNDPSTSARDLGVTNIAYTLPFSIMPFAAPLLLGIGGGDPNYPALLITGGILSLLGIAPMLFIKATK, from the coding sequence GTGGCCAAACTACCCGACACCACCGCGACTGGGCAGGGAGCGGCTCCTGCCGCTACCCGCCGCGTGGGCCCGCTCTTCATCACCGTCTACGCGCTTGCGCTGCTCGGTATCTGGATGTCGATCATGCTCCCGGCGTCAGTCACGATCGCGCTGCGCATTTCACAGATCGACCCCGAGGGCAAGACCGCCAGCTACTCGGTCGCCGCCGGGCTCGGCACGCTCGTCGCGCTTCTCGCCAACCCCTTCTTCGGGCGCCTGAGCGACCGGACCCGCAGCCGGTTCGGCCAGCGCCGCCCTTGGATCCTCATCGGGCTGCTCGGCACGATTGCGGGAGCGCTGGTGATCGCGCTGAGCAACTCGTTCCCAATGCTGCTGCTGGGCTGGCTGATCATGCAGGCATTCATCAATGCTTCGATCGCGGCCGCGCTCGCGATCATCGCCGACCGAGTCCCCACCGCACAGCAAGGACTCGTCGGTGCGCTGTCGGGCATGGCGTCGTCCGCCTCGCTCGTGATCGGCGTGTTCTTCGTCGAGTGGTTCCCCACGAACATGCTCGCTCAGTTCGGTCTGCCGGTCGTCGTCGCGCTCGTCTTCTGCGGCGTCCTGCTCTGGCTGCTGCGGGGCGACTCGTCGCTCGACCTCAAGCCCGAGCCGTTCGGTATCGCGGCATTCTTCGGCAGTTTCTATATCAACCCGCGCAGGTCGCCCGACTTCGCGCTGTTTCTCGTGACGATGTTCCTCGTGTCATGCGGCGTCGCCGTCGTGTCGACCTACACCGTCTACATCCTGCAGGACCGCATCAACGTCTCTGAGGACGAGATCGGCCGCATCATCACGCTCGCCTACGTGTTCCCGGGGCTTATCGCGACGGCGCTGTCGCCATTCGTGGGCTGGCTCAATGACAAGACGGGACGACGCAAGCTGATCATGGGCGCGGCCGCCGTCGTCAACGGCATCGGCACCTTCATGCTCGCGACCTCGACCGAGATCACTCCGTTCCTCATCGCCGTGTGCGTCGCAGCGGGACTGGGCATGGGTCTCCTGTCGGGAACCTACATCGGCTTCGCTGTGGCGACGATGAACGATCCGTCGACCTCGGCGCGCGACCTCGGCGTGACGAACATCGCCTATACACTGCCGTTCTCGATCATGCCGTTCGCCGCGCCACTGCTGCTCGGCATCGGCGGTGGTGACCCCAACTACCCCGCCTTGCTCATCACGGGCGGCATCCTGTCGCTGCTCGGGATCGCGCCAATGCTCTTCATCAAAGCGACCAAGTAA
- a CDS encoding glycoside hydrolase family 3 protein: protein MSDYQDADQPIERRVEDLLARMTVAEKAALMFHPTTQPGDALKDAEAVSVAEEDVVARGISHFNVLGGEDSAAVAAWHNTIQQMAESTRLGIPITLSSDPRHGFRDNPFTGQALNSLSRWPETTGIAAIGTIEAAREYGDVIRQEFLEMGIRVYLGPMADIFSEPRWSRGIGTWGEDPQRVAELTVAFIEGLRRGPRLSPDSVAAVVKHFPGGGPQLKGDDAHDPRYTEQVYPGGQQELHLKPFVRAFATGVTQVMTYYGKPIGTDWPEVGFGFNAPVVQGILRERLGFDGIVVTDWNLLEPTFIAGVDFGPNGWGLEHLTPIERARIALEAGVDQFGGDRNPSLIEELVDTGQIAEARLDASVRRLLREKFRLGVFEHRRVDPVRTREVCGSPVFFEQGARAQRESLVLVSQRGALPIALGAKLFLDGLSADSIPDEDRVDDPADADAIVVRRDCPFETGRGSMGDFFRGGSLAFPEEELALLRSYADHAPVYVVVFMERPAIIAPVVEFSAAVVADFGASDAVVLDALRGNAPFTGTLPFDIPSSMAAVEASREDVPFDTENPSFRFGHGLRMAAQGDAVH from the coding sequence ATGTCTGACTACCAGGACGCCGACCAGCCGATCGAGCGCCGCGTCGAGGACCTGCTCGCACGGATGACCGTGGCCGAGAAGGCCGCGCTCATGTTCCACCCAACGACCCAGCCCGGCGACGCATTGAAGGACGCGGAAGCCGTGTCCGTTGCCGAAGAGGATGTCGTCGCCCGCGGGATCTCACACTTCAACGTGCTCGGCGGAGAGGACTCCGCCGCGGTGGCCGCATGGCACAACACGATCCAACAGATGGCCGAGAGCACCCGACTCGGTATCCCGATCACGCTCTCGTCCGACCCGCGGCACGGATTCCGCGACAACCCGTTCACGGGCCAGGCCCTGAACAGCCTTTCGCGCTGGCCAGAGACGACCGGGATCGCCGCGATTGGAACGATCGAGGCCGCTCGCGAGTACGGTGACGTGATCCGCCAGGAGTTCCTCGAGATGGGCATCCGTGTCTACCTGGGGCCGATGGCAGACATCTTCAGCGAACCGCGATGGTCGCGGGGAATCGGGACCTGGGGCGAAGACCCCCAACGCGTCGCCGAGCTGACGGTCGCCTTCATCGAGGGCCTGCGCCGTGGGCCACGCCTGTCCCCGGACTCGGTCGCCGCCGTCGTCAAACACTTCCCGGGCGGCGGGCCCCAGCTGAAGGGTGACGACGCGCATGACCCGCGCTATACCGAGCAGGTGTACCCGGGCGGTCAGCAGGAGCTGCACCTGAAGCCCTTCGTGCGCGCCTTCGCCACAGGAGTGACGCAGGTCATGACCTACTACGGCAAACCAATCGGCACCGACTGGCCGGAGGTCGGGTTCGGGTTCAACGCGCCGGTCGTCCAGGGCATCCTGCGTGAGCGGCTCGGCTTCGACGGCATCGTGGTGACCGATTGGAACCTTCTCGAGCCGACATTCATCGCCGGCGTCGACTTTGGTCCCAACGGCTGGGGACTTGAGCACCTCACGCCGATTGAGCGCGCGCGGATCGCGCTTGAGGCCGGCGTCGACCAGTTCGGCGGTGACCGCAATCCCTCGCTGATCGAGGAACTCGTCGATACCGGGCAGATCGCCGAGGCGCGGCTGGACGCATCGGTGCGGCGACTGCTGCGCGAGAAGTTCCGACTCGGCGTGTTCGAGCACCGTCGCGTGGATCCCGTTCGAACGCGTGAAGTATGCGGCTCTCCGGTCTTCTTCGAACAGGGCGCGCGTGCCCAGCGCGAGTCGCTAGTGCTCGTGTCGCAGCGGGGCGCACTGCCGATCGCGCTGGGTGCGAAGCTGTTCCTCGACGGATTGAGCGCCGACAGCATCCCGGACGAGGATCGCGTCGACGACCCCGCTGATGCCGACGCAATCGTAGTCCGACGCGACTGCCCGTTCGAGACCGGACGCGGTTCGATGGGAGACTTCTTCCGTGGCGGATCGCTCGCGTTCCCCGAAGAAGAGCTCGCACTGCTGCGCTCGTACGCTGACCACGCACCGGTCTACGTCGTCGTGTTCATGGAGCGTCCTGCGATTATCGCCCCGGTCGTCGAGTTCTCGGCGGCAGTGGTGGCCGACTTTGGTGCGAGCGACGCGGTCGTGCTAGACGCGCTGCGCGGGAATGCCCCCTTCACCGGCACGTTGCCGTTCGACATCCCGTCGTCGATGGCCGCAGTCGAGGCCTCCCGCGAAGATGTGCCTTTCGATACCGAGAACCCGTCGTTCCGCTTCGGGCACGGTCTTCGGATGGCGGCCCAAGGCGACGCAGTCCACTAG
- a CDS encoding ABC transporter permease, with translation MLNPFRSELTKALTLRSVQLTLLAAFIVPPALAFFSGLAFDPSHPASSSFPVESHGFEIAGFGQPIIILLAALITGTEYLNAQMRTTLTATPSRGRVFSAKLIVIALLSAITALISTTAAVLLKHAALGDHGLSLGQFTTDMAWNLLGVIINYTLINLIAASLTLLTRTYIATLVILVPMVLGLTISLVGAIPALRFLPDLAGLQLLTRYPGIGLLDPISGALVMIAWALLLGSAAWWFFRARDVGAS, from the coding sequence ATGTTGAATCCCTTTCGTTCCGAGCTCACCAAAGCGCTCACCCTGCGCAGCGTCCAACTCACCCTGCTCGCAGCCTTCATAGTGCCGCCGGCGCTAGCATTCTTCTCCGGCCTCGCCTTCGATCCCTCTCACCCCGCCTCCTCAAGCTTTCCGGTTGAGTCCCACGGTTTCGAGATCGCAGGGTTCGGCCAACCGATCATCATCCTGCTCGCGGCGCTCATCACCGGCACCGAGTACCTCAACGCGCAAATGCGCACCACCCTCACTGCGACCCCCTCCCGTGGACGCGTCTTCAGTGCAAAACTCATCGTCATCGCCCTGCTCTCCGCGATCACTGCTTTGATCTCCACTACCGCTGCGGTGCTCCTCAAACACGCCGCGCTCGGCGACCATGGGCTGAGCCTCGGCCAGTTCACGACAGACATGGCGTGGAACCTGCTTGGAGTGATCATCAACTACACCCTGATCAACCTGATCGCCGCCAGCCTGACGTTGCTCACTCGCACCTATATCGCGACCCTCGTGATCCTCGTCCCGATGGTCCTCGGACTCACCATCTCCCTCGTCGGCGCAATCCCGGCGCTACGGTTTCTGCCCGACCTTGCTGGACTCCAACTGCTGACCCGATACCCAGGCATCGGTCTGCTCGACCCCATTTCCGGTGCGCTCGTCATGATCGCTTGGGCACTCCTACTCGGAAGCGCTGCCTGGTGGTTCTTCCGGGCTCGCGATGTCGGTGCCAGCTGA
- a CDS encoding ABC transporter ATP-binding protein, whose protein sequence is MIEFSHLVKRHGSRAVVNDISFTAQPGRVTGFLGPNGAGKSSTLRILLSLDRASSGSALVNGVTYRSIRNPLLTVGSMLDGPGANRGRTAKAHLTWVAQSNGIPLSRISEVLAMTGLSGAARTRISGFSLGMGQRLGIAAALLGDPEILVLDEPTNGLDPDGIRWIRRFLRSLAADGKTVLVSSHLMGEMEETADDFIVIAQGSIVAQGTGDAVRGAHRTLEDAFFALTEGQASYRSGDLTGGEHA, encoded by the coding sequence ATGATCGAATTCAGTCACCTCGTTAAACGTCATGGCAGCCGAGCTGTCGTCAATGACATCAGTTTCACCGCCCAGCCAGGCCGGGTCACCGGGTTCCTTGGTCCGAACGGGGCCGGCAAAAGCTCAACGCTGCGCATCCTACTCAGTTTGGATCGGGCGAGCTCTGGATCCGCGCTCGTCAACGGAGTCACGTACCGCAGCATCCGCAATCCGCTGCTGACGGTGGGATCGATGCTCGACGGCCCCGGCGCAAACAGGGGTCGCACAGCGAAAGCGCATCTCACCTGGGTCGCACAAAGCAACGGTATCCCGCTCTCCCGGATCAGCGAGGTCCTCGCGATGACGGGTCTGTCCGGTGCGGCACGCACCAGGATCAGCGGATTCTCTCTCGGGATGGGGCAACGCCTCGGCATCGCTGCAGCACTGCTTGGCGACCCCGAGATCCTGGTACTCGATGAGCCAACGAACGGGCTCGATCCCGATGGGATCCGCTGGATCCGCCGCTTCCTCCGCTCTCTCGCCGCGGATGGCAAAACCGTACTCGTCTCGAGTCACCTGATGGGCGAAATGGAAGAAACCGCCGATGATTTCATCGTCATCGCCCAAGGAAGCATCGTCGCGCAGGGCACTGGAGACGCAGTCCGGGGCGCACATCGAACCCTGGAGGATGCGTTCTTCGCACTCACCGAGGGCCAAGCCTCGTACCGTTCCGGCGACCTCACGGGTGGCGAGCACGCATGA
- a CDS encoding response regulator transcription factor, translating into MSDEIRVLIADDQELLRGSFRLLVDSDPGMQVVAEAADGEQVLTQVAQHRPDVVLMDVQMPRMSGLEATRVLCTQTGGPKVIVLTMFDLDEYVYEALRAGASGFLLKNSAPTELLRAIKVAHDGNALLAPEVTKRLISRLTPPQDAQAATTVAPLEDARLARLTTREREAFTLIARGRSNDEIAAELHLSPMTVRTYVSRILAKLDARDRAGLVVIAYETGFVTA; encoded by the coding sequence ATGAGTGACGAGATCCGGGTATTGATTGCGGATGATCAGGAACTATTGCGAGGGTCGTTTCGGCTTCTGGTTGATAGCGACCCGGGCATGCAGGTCGTGGCGGAAGCCGCCGACGGGGAGCAAGTGCTCACGCAGGTTGCTCAGCACCGCCCCGACGTGGTGTTGATGGATGTGCAGATGCCTCGGATGAGTGGTCTGGAAGCCACGCGTGTGCTGTGTACTCAGACCGGCGGGCCGAAGGTGATCGTATTGACGATGTTCGACCTCGACGAGTACGTGTACGAGGCACTTCGCGCGGGCGCATCCGGGTTTCTCCTGAAGAACTCGGCCCCCACGGAATTGTTACGAGCGATCAAGGTCGCGCACGACGGCAACGCTTTACTCGCTCCAGAGGTCACGAAGCGACTCATCTCACGCCTGACCCCACCACAGGATGCGCAGGCAGCAACAACAGTCGCACCGCTGGAGGACGCACGCTTGGCCCGCCTGACCACGCGTGAACGCGAAGCCTTTACACTGATCGCCCGTGGCAGATCGAACGACGAGATCGCGGCAGAACTCCACCTGTCCCCGATGACAGTGCGCACCTACGTCAGCCGTATCCTCGCCAAACTCGATGCCCGCGACCGCGCCGGGCTCGTAGTCATCGCTTACGAGACCGGATTCGTCACCGCCTGA
- a CDS encoding sensor histidine kinase codes for MKRAWANQLWLQVARDVSASVLVVLALWLTTPTPTPALKAAQIGLGMLAIIGVSLRHRHPRIGFVLASVATVVASALGLTADPLLLAGVALYSVAAAHGRRAFPPWLASVVLTILLVTVFIDASGSEELMRYVLFSGIALIAAWALGVNTRIAKDRVATNAAIEERMRLARDVHDVLSHSLGTIGVQAGVAAHIDGLESEQLRATLREVESLSRSSIAELRTLLTVSRTEADEALLAAPLPDLLAETAQTANTAGVRTTLSTSGIEALPISHRVTVHRIVREAVSNAIRHSGASSCDIDVAVTSESLTLVVADNGQGELSDRRIGYGLAGMEERVALLNGTFRASNRPYGGFEVSAVLPLSPAKEKAEL; via the coding sequence ATGAAACGTGCGTGGGCCAATCAGCTGTGGCTGCAGGTCGCGCGAGACGTCTCAGCCTCAGTGCTGGTCGTTCTTGCCCTCTGGCTCACCACTCCGACCCCGACCCCGGCGTTGAAGGCCGCCCAGATCGGGTTGGGCATGTTGGCGATCATCGGTGTCAGTTTGCGTCATCGGCACCCGAGGATCGGTTTCGTTCTTGCGTCCGTCGCCACTGTTGTTGCCTCGGCGTTGGGGCTCACCGCTGATCCTCTTCTACTGGCCGGTGTCGCGTTGTACTCGGTCGCAGCCGCACACGGTCGACGGGCATTCCCTCCGTGGCTCGCCAGTGTCGTCCTGACCATACTTCTGGTGACGGTCTTCATCGATGCTTCGGGGTCCGAGGAGCTCATGCGTTATGTGTTATTCAGCGGCATCGCTCTGATCGCGGCATGGGCTCTGGGGGTGAACACTCGCATAGCAAAGGACCGTGTCGCGACAAACGCGGCAATCGAGGAACGCATGCGTTTAGCGCGGGACGTGCACGACGTGCTCTCGCATTCCCTGGGAACGATTGGAGTTCAGGCGGGCGTAGCAGCGCACATCGACGGGCTGGAATCGGAACAGTTGCGCGCAACTCTGCGGGAAGTGGAGTCGCTCTCTCGCTCATCGATTGCCGAGCTCAGGACGTTGCTCACTGTTTCGCGAACGGAGGCGGATGAGGCGTTGCTTGCGGCACCGTTGCCGGATTTGCTCGCGGAAACCGCCCAGACGGCGAACACGGCCGGTGTGCGAACGACACTCTCGACGTCCGGCATCGAAGCGCTGCCGATCAGTCACCGAGTGACCGTGCATCGAATTGTCCGAGAAGCCGTCAGCAACGCCATTCGGCACTCCGGCGCATCCAGTTGCGACATCGATGTGGCTGTCACAAGCGAGTCCTTGACGCTCGTTGTAGCGGACAACGGACAGGGTGAGCTTTCGGATCGGAGAATCGGGTACGGGCTGGCCGGTATGGAGGAACGAGTGGCCCTCCTTAACGGGACTTTCCGCGCCAGCAATCGCCCCTATGGCGGATTCGAAGTTTCCGCAGTTCTGCCGTTATCCCCGGCGAAGGAGAAGGCTGAGCTATGA